Proteins encoded together in one Chaetodon auriga isolate fChaAug3 chromosome 20, fChaAug3.hap1, whole genome shotgun sequence window:
- the chmp6b gene encoding charged multivesicular body protein 6: protein MGNLFGKKKQTRVTEQDKAILQLKQQRDKLRQYQKRINLQLEKERLLAKQLLKNGKKEKALLLLKKKRYQDQLLDKTENQISNLERLVQDLEFAQIERKVIDGLKVGNECLKKMHEVMSIEEVERIMDETQEGIEYQRQIDEMLAGSLSQEDEDAVLAELEAITQGDVELPEVPSDELPEVPEASEKKRERDHPRKKPERELLAA from the exons ATGGGAAATCTttttggaaaaaagaaacaaacccGCGTGACAGAACAAGACAAAGCGATTTTG CAACTGAAACAGCAAAGAGATAAACTGAGACAGTATCAGAAGAGGATCAACctgcagctggagaaggagagactTTTAGccaagcagctgctgaaaaatggcaaaaaaga GAAAGCGCTGCTCTTACTGAAGAAGAAACGCTACCAGGATCAACTTCTGGACAAGACGGAGAACCAGATCAGCAACCTGGAGCGTCTG GTTCAAGACCTGGAGTTCGCCCAGATCGAAAGGAAAGTCATCGACGGCTTGAAAGTCGGAAATGAATGTCTGAAGAAAATGCACGAG GTGATGTCTATTGAAGAGGTTGAGCGGATTATGGATGAAACCCAAGAAGGCATCGAGTACCAAAGG CAAATAGACGAGATGCTGGCCGGCTCTTTGTCACAAGAGGATGAAGATGCTGTTCTGGCTGAGCTGGAGGCCATAACTCAG GGTGACGTTGAGCTTCCTGAAGTTCCCTCAGACGAGCTGCCAGAAGTCCCAGAGGCCTCGGAGAAGAAACGGG AGAGGGATCATCCCAGAAAGAAGCCGGAGCGAGAGCTGCTCGCCGCGTAG